The following proteins are encoded in a genomic region of Clostridium kluyveri:
- the minC gene encoding septum site-determining protein MinC produces MIDNNILVKGNKEGINIVININKFKDFEEMLEALVKRLSVGKMFYKGCNLKIITDLKNINEKQSIKLKQVLFEKFLIKDCIFQDSNEKPSKIFSGIYEGRTKFLRKTIRGGQVVNYPGNIVIIGDVNAGSEIYVGGNIIVFGTLRGYAHAGFGGNSKAIVAAISLEPEMLQIADLVTRSPDNMKPQYPEVAKVRGNIIIVEPYLPNKFI; encoded by the coding sequence ATGATAGATAATAATATATTAGTTAAGGGTAATAAAGAGGGCATAAATATAGTTATAAATATAAATAAATTTAAAGATTTTGAAGAAATGCTGGAAGCCTTAGTAAAAAGACTTTCAGTAGGCAAGATGTTTTATAAGGGATGTAATTTGAAAATAATTACAGACTTAAAAAATATAAATGAAAAACAATCTATAAAATTGAAACAGGTGTTATTTGAAAAATTTTTGATAAAGGATTGTATATTTCAAGACAGCAATGAAAAACCTAGTAAAATATTTTCTGGTATTTATGAGGGTAGAACTAAATTCTTGAGAAAAACAATAAGAGGAGGACAGGTTGTAAATTATCCTGGCAATATAGTTATAATAGGGGATGTAAATGCTGGCTCAGAAATATATGTAGGGGGTAATATAATAGTATTTGGAACCCTAAGAGGATATGCTCATGCGGGTTTTGGAGGAAATTCCAAAGCAATAGTTGCTGCAATTTCCTTGGAGCCAGAAATGCTTCAAATTGCTGATTTAGTGACTAGATCTCCAGATAACATGAAACCCCAATATCCAGAGGTAGCTAAAGTTAGAGGAAATATAATAATAGTAGAACCATATTTGCCTAATAAGTTTATTTAA
- the minD gene encoding septum site-determining protein MinD — translation MGEAIVVTSGKGGVGKTTTTANIGTGLAALNKNVVVVDGDTGLRNLDILMGLENRIVFTLLDVLENKCRLKQALIKDKRLPNLYLLPTAQTRDKEDISAEQMMNLVNELKASYDYVIIDCPAGIEQGFENAVAGADRALIVVNPEVTSVRDSDRVIGKLDAKGLENHQLIINRINYKMTKSGDMLDVNDILDSLAIELIGVVPDDRTITVSTNKGEPIVLDKSAISGQAFRNIARRIIGEEVPLIDLSSEQEGLFSSIKKIFGIK, via the coding sequence ATGGGAGAAGCAATTGTAGTAACATCAGGCAAGGGAGGAGTTGGAAAAACTACTACTACGGCTAATATAGGTACAGGATTAGCTGCTTTAAATAAAAATGTAGTGGTAGTAGATGGGGATACTGGACTTAGAAATCTAGATATTCTTATGGGGCTTGAAAATAGGATTGTATTTACTTTGCTAGATGTACTAGAAAATAAATGCAGACTTAAACAGGCTCTTATAAAAGATAAGAGATTACCTAATCTATATCTTTTACCTACGGCACAGACTAGAGATAAGGAAGATATAAGTGCAGAACAGATGATGAATTTAGTGAATGAACTAAAAGCCAGTTATGATTATGTAATAATAGATTGTCCAGCAGGAATTGAACAGGGATTTGAAAATGCCGTAGCAGGTGCAGATAGAGCATTGATAGTAGTAAATCCTGAGGTTACTTCTGTTAGGGATTCTGATAGGGTTATTGGTAAACTGGATGCTAAAGGTCTTGAAAATCACCAGCTTATAATAAATAGAATAAATTATAAGATGACTAAAAGTGGAGATATGTTAGATGTTAATGACATATTAGATAGTTTAGCTATAGAACTTATAGGGGTAGTACCAGATGACAGAACTATAACTGTTTCAACTAATAAAGGAGAACCAATAGTATTAGATAAAAGTGCTATCTCAGGTCAGGCTTTTAGAAATATAGCAAGAAGAATAATAGGGGAAGAGGTGCCTCTTATAGATTTAAGCAGTGAGCAAGAAGGATTATTTTCATCCATAAAAAAAATATTTGGTATTAAATAA
- a CDS encoding penicillin-binding transpeptidase domain-containing protein — MKNKKHHNITRYTMVIVIMSVLFVTMAMRLFFLQVVQGKEYKEQSNNKSIREIPDTAPRGDILDSKGNKLARSVQGYVLVYNQPDEDEDTDESNNTFFTTMDKVFKILDENKVNQQDDFELKVSPFRFEFRSDDENTRNALEIKFKRDRGLNEVIEKKIKSKNEDISDDDLKNQVNKELLKISAEDTFKTLLKEYEIPSGYSTEEQRRFMIIRDTLKMQSFSGYKPVTIASNISKDTAFKFLQMLNELPNIDVSTQPIRSYPNGELGSAFLGYISKIASNYDKYKDKGYDISSDYVGQAGIEAAFEDRLKGSKGGRIVKLNKDGRVIEELGSRDSYPGQTVQLTIDKDVQAAAEKALDERMAELRQNPYGQRRSDTTNATRGAAVVINVNTGAIIALASRPGYDPNDFATPGKLSTEAYNQYFNPDLEEFGREYIRARNITSNYPGKTEDEVLDILFPIDKSIKNNTTIRQDVYDIYAKPFYNYATQSLIPPGSTFKPMTAIAGLESGVITPDFSYYDNGTYNQGGRLVKFELDGANGLVSLTSAIQKSSNPYFMEVARLFRNAFGDDTLAKYAWKFGLGVPTGSEEKPATGIEIPEKFGQVYNTKSNENTYANTYLWKIMSLLKSGVDDKGNSIVKIDLYDNDNDSTKVESLKKEIKTLIQSSIKGGSSSFDKDKYKEVFSELIQEDPNNKKNISDKEMNSLIEAIYYTAVSDANAQLNVPANVENAAIGQGLNQFTPLQMADYIATLANGGTRYKLHLVDKFLDSDGNVIEQVKPEVLEKTEVKAENIEAVKAGMEAVNEKGTAAQAFADFPIKTAGKTGTATIGSQEQQTQIGRTDYAEYVGYAPMDNPEIAVCVVVFDGGMGAGSAYIARDIYSAYFNLNQGNSEENSGAGE, encoded by the coding sequence GTGAAAAATAAAAAGCATCATAATATTACAAGGTATACTATGGTTATAGTAATTATGTCAGTTCTTTTTGTAACCATGGCTATGAGGCTTTTTTTCCTCCAGGTGGTGCAGGGTAAGGAATATAAGGAACAGTCAAATAATAAATCTATAAGAGAGATACCTGATACTGCTCCACGAGGGGATATTTTAGACAGCAAGGGCAACAAACTGGCTAGAAGTGTTCAAGGGTATGTACTTGTATACAACCAGCCTGACGAAGACGAAGATACAGATGAGAGTAATAACACATTTTTTACTACTATGGACAAAGTGTTTAAAATATTGGACGAAAATAAAGTAAATCAGCAGGATGACTTTGAACTTAAGGTAAGTCCCTTTAGGTTTGAATTTAGAAGTGATGATGAGAATACCCGAAATGCCTTAGAGATAAAATTCAAAAGAGACAGAGGATTAAATGAGGTCATAGAGAAAAAAATTAAAAGTAAAAATGAAGACATTTCAGATGATGATTTAAAAAATCAGGTTAATAAAGAACTTTTAAAAATATCTGCAGAGGATACTTTTAAGACACTTCTAAAAGAATATGAAATTCCAAGTGGATATTCCACAGAAGAACAAAGAAGATTTATGATTATAAGAGATACTTTAAAAATGCAGAGTTTTTCGGGTTATAAGCCCGTAACAATAGCAAGTAATATAAGTAAAGATACTGCTTTTAAATTTTTACAGATGTTAAATGAGCTTCCTAATATAGATGTAAGTACTCAACCTATAAGATCCTATCCAAATGGAGAGCTTGGCTCTGCCTTTTTAGGATACATATCAAAAATAGCCTCTAATTATGACAAATATAAAGACAAGGGTTATGATATAAGCAGTGATTATGTAGGTCAAGCGGGAATTGAGGCAGCTTTTGAGGACAGATTAAAAGGTTCAAAAGGCGGCAGGATAGTAAAACTCAATAAAGATGGCAGAGTAATTGAGGAACTGGGCAGCAGGGATTCCTATCCTGGGCAAACTGTACAGCTTACCATAGACAAGGATGTGCAGGCTGCAGCAGAAAAGGCACTGGATGAGAGAATGGCAGAATTAAGACAGAATCCCTATGGCCAAAGGAGATCAGATACCACCAATGCAACTAGAGGGGCAGCGGTGGTGATTAATGTGAATACAGGAGCCATAATAGCACTGGCTAGTAGGCCGGGATATGATCCAAATGACTTTGCAACTCCTGGAAAACTTTCAACAGAAGCATATAACCAATATTTTAATCCTGATTTAGAGGAATTTGGAAGAGAATATATAAGGGCAAGAAATATTACCTCCAATTATCCTGGGAAAACTGAGGATGAAGTGTTAGATATACTTTTTCCTATTGATAAAAGCATAAAAAATAATACTACCATAAGGCAGGATGTATATGATATATATGCAAAACCTTTTTATAATTATGCTACTCAGTCTCTGATACCGCCAGGTTCTACCTTTAAGCCTATGACTGCCATTGCGGGACTGGAAAGCGGCGTTATAACACCTGATTTCAGTTATTACGACAATGGTACTTATAATCAGGGGGGGAGACTTGTAAAATTTGAATTGGATGGAGCTAATGGGCTAGTTAGCCTTACAAGTGCCATACAAAAATCCAGTAACCCTTATTTCATGGAAGTGGCAAGGCTTTTTAGAAATGCTTTTGGTGATGACACCCTAGCTAAATATGCCTGGAAATTTGGACTTGGAGTACCAACAGGCAGCGAAGAAAAACCTGCTACAGGCATAGAAATTCCGGAAAAATTTGGACAGGTATATAATACTAAGTCTAATGAAAATACCTATGCCAATACCTACCTTTGGAAAATTATGTCCTTACTTAAAAGTGGGGTAGATGACAAGGGGAACAGTATAGTTAAGATAGATTTATACGATAATGATAATGACTCTACTAAAGTTGAATCATTGAAAAAGGAAATAAAAACCTTAATACAAAGTTCTATAAAAGGTGGAAGCAGTTCTTTTGATAAAGATAAATATAAAGAAGTATTTTCAGAATTGATCCAGGAAGATCCAAATAACAAAAAAAATATCAGTGATAAAGAAATGAATAGTTTAATTGAGGCTATATATTACACAGCTGTTTCAGATGCCAATGCTCAGCTTAATGTACCGGCTAATGTAGAAAATGCTGCTATAGGTCAGGGATTAAATCAGTTTACTCCTCTTCAGATGGCAGATTATATTGCAACCCTTGCAAATGGAGGAACCAGATATAAGCTTCACCTGGTAGACAAATTTTTGGATTCCGATGGTAATGTTATTGAACAGGTGAAACCAGAGGTTCTTGAAAAGACGGAGGTTAAGGCCGAAAATATAGAGGCGGTTAAAGCGGGAATGGAGGCAGTTAATGAAAAAGGTACTGCAGCCCAGGCTTTTGCAGATTTCCCTATAAAAACTGCAGGAAAAACAGGTACTGCAACCATAGGAAGCCAGGAACAGCAGACCCAAATTGGAAGAACGGATTATGCAGAGTATGTAGGTTATGCACCAATGGATAATCCTGAAATAGCTGTGTGTGTAGTGGTATTTGACGGAGGTATGGGGGCTGGTTCTGCTTATATAGCCAGAGATATCTATTCTGCATATTTTAATTTAAATCAAGGAAATAGTGAAGAAAATTCAGGTGCTGGTGAATAA
- the minE gene encoding cell division topological specificity factor MinE — MDLFRAFSKPSSKDIAKERLRLILINDRCSMPQEVLEDIKEDILKVLSKYMEINYAEIDVRMTITEKVEEDPVALVANIPVKKVKYNK, encoded by the coding sequence ATGGATTTATTTAGGGCGTTTTCCAAGCCATCTTCCAAGGATATAGCTAAAGAAAGATTGAGGTTAATACTTATAAATGACAGATGCAGTATGCCTCAGGAAGTATTAGAAGATATAAAGGAAGATATACTTAAAGTACTTTCGAAATATATGGAAATAAACTACGCTGAAATAGATGTTAGAATGACGATTACTGAGAAAGTCGAGGAAGATCCAGTAGCACTTGTTGCCAATATACCTGTAAAAAAAGTTAAGTATAATAAATAG